In Aedes albopictus strain Foshan chromosome 3, AalbF5, whole genome shotgun sequence, the genomic window ACAATTAGCTAGGATCGTCCAACATTGGGATGAGCTAGCattaggaagcgttcaacatttcgGTTCTATACTTCCGGCACGGATGTTTTATTTTCTgtggaaaatggaatttaagggaattcaGTGGGAAGTATAAGACATGAGGGGATCTAGACGTTCacaggatatttttcaactacagtggaattatgcacggaaaaataaatgaaaacaaaaatgtcagtactgaccgttcaacaattggcgaattaccctacataACGCATTTCTTTCAgttatttttcctgaaattgctTCTGGGTCTCCAGTAGAAGTATCCTCTTCGAAaagcttcttctggaatcccttaatttttttttcagggatgcttTTGGAGATCCATCTGGGCTGCTTACAATAGTTCCTTTATTCAAGAATCCCTAAAATGAGATTTCTTTTAGggtttcttcgaaattttcttccgagatttctcaacGAGATCCTTCTGCATTTCCTCCATTAGTAATTTCTGGTGTttaattccttctggcattcattctaGAATTCCTGTAGATAGTGTTGTTGGGTTCCTTTACAAAGTCCTTTTGAAAatttacaaggatttttttagagatttctcctgaacttttttttaaataataatccTGCTGGAGCTTCTTCTGGGAATCTCCTAGATTTTATTTTTCTAGTATACCTTCACaagattcttctgagattccttttggggtttctactgatttctgctggagtttctccatgtactactgaaggaattgcagTAAGATCTTCAGGTCAtagaagaagttccttgaaaaatctgaGGAGGACCTTCTTCAGGAATaccaaacgattttttttaaggaatctcagaacaaGCTCCTTAAAATATACTAAAAGGGCCTCTagaaagtcttggaaaaatcACAGAGCGAACTCTCTGAAGAGTCtaggaaggatttcttaaaaaattctagaaaatacaagaagcaattcctgaatgaaaatCATAAAGAACTACTAAAAGATTtccagagtttctggaggaattcaataagggacatgtgaaaataaaaataggatgaagtccttgaggaataccagaagaaaatccaaaagaaatcttagaaagaaatccagcgattctgaaaaaaaaatttagaaggaAGATTTTTTCCCGGCCTTCCAAATATTTTTCTGTGaccctgaagattcttctgagatttttgtaGGAGAtaaattttcaattcaatccaaacTTTCTTTTGCGTTTTCTCCAGaagatgagcatgagcatgagcatgattgaccgcccgcggttgctcctctgttattgcaaggacaactgcatttacacaaagaaccgacagatgatgcttgggattagctttctcttcattgtgtaaatgctgcaatcccaatacttttcaataagcaataccagcgccggccgcgtccgaatgcaggtcaattgaggatagggaaggaagtgatgacgtgattctcgcttaggccaataaccgaggaattctctgcgttattacgagaaatcactaggagtttggacaggggaaatggggatgtgttgaggattttgtcgtggtaagcGAATGTAATGTTCTGATtcacgattaataatgcgctcgcgaagaaatacccttctaaaccttggacgacgaacgcgatctattgtgcctccaaactcaccctacataagttattcattcgcaactaaggagaacacaatgctaaacaccgacgtatcagtagtttgcgtttccgcgcgagataaTGCTggacgcgatcgattcacaagtattagcaaaataacacgtgataaataaatcagaaagattttACCGCATGACTCGCCGTCTAtattttaccgaccctctctacaaatgtcgacaccgaagatgacgaaccattcaaatttttgtgtacatgcaaaaaatgaaagaacaatatttattaccaactaaatgtgcatttgaaactagcgccgacacattacgtgacgaacttttcaatatttgttagataaatacacaaaaaccagagcagaattttatacatcctttagcatttattattgtgataaaatggaacgagctcaccaataaacatccttcgaagtgtccagtgcatatgtgctgcagcatcttccaccaactggcctcgaaatcacactgaaccgctacaacacacgggaacgacgatgtgcacattcaaactgtcgacgacgacgcgtccgatccgaatgaaaaaaaagcggcacttccactttgcctccaaaaacacactcaaCCGCCCCGTACAAAGATGAGCACGCACGCAGGAGACGACGCGATACAACGAcaaaccaagacagactgaaatgtcatctgctgctggcatcacacgaccgactcgcacaaaaactagttttttatctctaaaagcacacacacagaacgacgacgcgatgcaacgacgaaccaagacagactgaaatgtcatccgctccgactcgcacgaaaactagttatCTATAAAATCACGCACACAGGACggcgacgcgatgcaacgacgaaccaagacagactcctTTTGCGTTTTCTCCAGGAGATTTCGAAGAAGTCTTCGAAAAATCCCAgagagaacttctagaggaatctcagacctTCTATAAGAATCCTAgaataaatacctggagaaatgccagaggcaattcctgaaaaaaatagcaCATTCTGGAATTTTGGGATTCCTAAGAATTCTTTGATTTTTCTCAAAGTTCCCTTCtgtaatttctcaatgaattttctccggggactcTCAAGGTGTTCCGCCTAcaacattttttattatttttttcttgagttccaTTTTCAGgcattatttctggaattcccgcagatttttttgtgtttttttttcagtaagaaatcttccagggatttctcctcaaCTTTTTAATATTCCTtccttttctgaaaattttacagaatcatttttttataatccggaaatttctcctacGATTCCTCCGGAAGATTTTTCTGAGATCCTTAAggtatttttgtttgtttctacaggaatttcttctgaaacttttcCTATATTTTCTACTGGAAATTCTTCtccgattcctctaaaaattcattcCATGATTACAAAAAGaagtgctggagaaatttcagtagtAACTCCTTGAGGGATCCAAGAAGAAACGTTTGAGCGAATACCAGTATCCCGGAAATAGCTTCCGAAAATGTCACAGAACGGATTTTAGGAGGAAAAGCACAAGAAGTctcgggaaaatccctgaaaaaatttcttgaaaagtccCAGAAGGACCTCCTTGAAGAATCACAGAATAAAACACttgacgaaattcctcaagaaatcccacaACGAACTGCTGATGGAATTGCAggatgttttggaaaaaaaatctgaagatctTTCTCAgaagatccttctgagattcttcatggatttttttgggGTGTCTTGTGGATTTTTTCTGGTAGTCctcataaagttttttttataggtcccttatggaattcctctagaaattcttctatgattcctccagcagctccttccaagattccagaagtaattccaggagaaatcacagaagaaacttcttgagggatCATAAAACTCCTCGATAAATCTGAGAaagtatttcttgaggaatcccatttttttttgaggaattcaagaATCTTAGAGGGAGCTAACTCCATAGAAGAAacacttggaaaaatccttgaaactctCTTAACTACCCTCTTGAAACTCCCTGCAATCCTCTTAAACCTACTGAAACCCCCGGACACTCTATAAATATGATCCGGAGTGCTTGCAAGGATCTTTACatataatttcttttaaaattagcCTTCTTAGTCTCTTTTTTGTTCACAGGATTCCTAagcatattttttctgaaactttctggaagaatgtctgactTTGAATGGACTCTTTCCGCGAAAGTGAGCTTGCGATCTTCGTAATCTACCAATATTGTAACTTCGGGTGACAAATGGAAGGTGCTAAGCCCTACATTTCTAATTAATTTATCTTGCTAACTACCAATGTTAACCAGTAGTGTAATCAATGCAATCTCTCTTTCATTTTACAGTCAAGATGTCCTCCACTGCGACGGCCACCAAGGTCAAGCAGCAGAACGCCACCGCATCTCAGGAGGTGTTCGACCGAGAGGACAAATTTGGCGCTCACAACTACCATCCGTTGCCGGTGGCGCTGGCACGTGGCGAAGGAGTCTACGTGTGGGACGTGGAAGGCAAACGCTACTACGACTTCCTTAGCGCTTACTCCGCGGTCAACCAGGGACACTGCCACCCCAAGATCGTACAGGCCCTGACCGAGCAGGCCAAGGTGTTGGCCTTGACCTCCAGGTAATTCTAGATTAAACTTTTTGGAAGACGTATCATAGCTAATCTCAAATCCTTTACCCTTCGCAGAGCTTTCTACTCGAACGTCCTCGGTGAATATGAGGAATTCGTCACCGACTTGTTCGGTTACGACAAAGTGCTTCCGATGAACACCGGCGTCGAGGGAGGAGAAACCGCATGCAAACTAGCTCGCAAGTGGGCCTACAAGGTCAAGAAGGTTCCGGAGAACAAGGCCAAGATCATCTTCGCCGAAGGTAACTTCTGGGGACGCACGTTGGCTGCCGTGTCTTCGTCGAACGACCCCTCGAGCTACGAAGGCTTCGGACCGTTCATGCCAGGATTCGAGCTTGTCCCGTACAACGATACCGTTGCGTTGGAAAAGGCATTCCAGGACCCGAACGTGTGTGCCTTTATGGTTGAACCGATTCAGGGCGAAGCCGGAGTGGTCGTTCCGGACGAAGGTTATCTCAAGAAGGTTCGGGAATTGTGTACCAAGTACAATGTTCTCTTCATTGCCGATGAAGTCCAGACGGGTCTTGCCCGTACTGGTCGCATGCTGGCAATCGACCACGAGGACGTCAAGCCCGACATTTTGATCCTGGGCAAAGCGTTGTCCGGAGGATTGTACCCCGTGTCGGCTGTGTTGGCGAACGACGACGTCATGCTGTGCATCAAGCCCGGTGAGCACGGATCGACCTACGGTGGAAACCCCCTGGGCTGCAAGGTAGCCATGGCTGCCCTCAATGTCCTCGTTGATGAAAAACTCGCGGAGAACGCTGATCGCATGGGGCGCAAACTGCGCAAATCTCTTTCCGAACTTCCACAAGACGTTGTCTCGGTTGTACGAGGAAAAGGTCTGCTGAACGCTATTGTCATCAACGCTAAATTCGACGCCTGGGAGGTTTGTCTGAGGTTGAAAGAAAATGGATTGATTGCTAAGCCAACCCATGGCGATATTATCCGCTTTGCGCCTCCGTTGACCATCAACGAGGAGCAGATGGACGACTGCCTGAGAATCATCAAAACGACGATCATGTCGTTTGCAAACAAACAGTAATTAGAGGACGAAGAGGAAGAGAAGATTTCTCGTTTAGATTGTAAGCACACATGCATTTGGATATAAGTTTACGAATTTCAGTTGTTTTGTAAGCATTAATAAAGTATTTTCTTATTTACCTGACCATTCTAAATTTCGTATAAATTTATTAGATGACACATTCTCAACACTTTTTAATGTGATATTCATATAAACGATTTCGTGTTCAAACAGATAATTTACGTCTACTATCGAAGGAATCGAAAGCAGATATAAAtgtggcgtcttcggcaaagttgttcagaagggcaAGAATAATCTGATGACTcttcaattagttggtgattccgCCACTAGGTGccgctagttatcaagtaaagttttagacttctcTATTTCGAGATTAAAATCAGATAGAAAATTGTCGCCTTCGGACAAGTTTCACAGAGGGACAAGAACATTCAGGTGATTCTTCTATTAGTCGGTTTTTTTCGCCACACATTTCAAGACAAGTATTAGACTTCTCAATTTCGGGattgaaagcttatagaaaagTGTCGCCTCCGGCAAAGATTTTCAGAAGGACTAGAATATTCTGACGATTCTTCCATTAGTCGGTCTTTTCGCCGCCAGATGGCGCCAATTTTTAAGAAAAGTTTTAGACTTCTCTATTTTGGGATCGAAAGCCTATAGAAAAGTGTCGcctccggcaaagttgttcaggagcaTTCGGGTGATTCTTCAATTGGTTAGCAATTTTGCCTCTAGGTGGCGATAGTTTAAAagtaaagttttagacttttctatatCGGAACCGAAactgatagaaaagtgtcgtcttcggcaaagctgttcaaAAGAACAAGAACATTCTACTGATCattcaattagttggtgattccACCGCTAGATGgtgccaaggttgcgaccattcatttgcaaagatttacattcatttgctactatctcagttcagaagcatgctttcgaaaaacaatgtatggatgaatttaaccttgtagttttatctgcaagtttgccgaataacatgggggtcgcacacgcattccaaagtcgtgagtgagctgtgaaggcaactttccacagcgtgaatgaaatttacattcaccgcgtggagagttgccttcacagctcgctcatgaCTTCGGTATACggttgcgaccccaatgttattcggcaaactttcagataaaactacaaggttaaattcatccatacattgtttttcgatagcatgcttctgaactgagataatagcaaatgaatgtaaatcttcgcaaatgaatggtcgcaaccttggatgGTGCTAATTTTCGAGTAAAGTTTCAGCCTTCTCTATCTCGGCTCCCAAAGCAGACAAAAATGTGTCGTTTTCGGCAAAGTAGTTCAAAAGCACAAGAATATTCTGGTGATTCTTCAATTAATAATGtcacatttacccgaaaaccattggCCCGAATCCCAAACGCCCGAATGACGTTTCCCGAAAATATGTCCAAACGCTATTGTTACCGCGACCACTGTGTGGTGCGGCAGTTGGTACAGTGTGTGAAGCACCCGGCTCATCCCTACGCACCGATACACTTCGCACTGCTTGATTGTGGATAAATTTATTACGATGATACACACGCTGTGTCTGAAACAGCCTCGACAGTAGTCAGTTAGCGCAGTTAGCGAGTACGTAGTAAGAGCTCTTTATAGTAAAAGTACTCTGTAGTATAGAGACTAATTAGAATTGTAGCGCAAGTTAAATAGTTTATAGTTACACAGAAATGTAAGTAgattatatttttttctaaatgctattgaatttattgaaatatattTGCAGCTTTAAAGCTGCCCAGTTGGTGACTACAGGAACTGTGTTTCTCTCTAACTTGCGCCAacattctttaaagatttcttttcCAGAGTAGgacagaattcttccagtagtagtGGAACACCATGAGATCGGTTATCTGAAAACCTACTCTGTTAGATAACAACCCAGTGCGATTTGCAGTAAAGATCAGATGAGATTTGTTTGATTCATAGTCAGAATCGTATGTGATCTTCTTTCGGCGACCTTTGTTGACCGAACGCATTGTATTAACATCGAAACACAGTGGTTCAGATGCGCTGTCAAGGATTACTGAAGTCGGGTAATCATCTGATATGATATGGCGTCTGTAGAAGAGAACAGTATCCGATGCAGAAAAGAATCTTTTCGGCTGAAGCTCGAGTTGGAGTGGTTAGAAATTGAAGCCCATTTTCGAATAAAGGCGATTGAAGCGgagaaggaattcttcagggacaAATTTGAATTGCTGAAGCGGATGGCAAATGCAAGAAGTCTGCCGAATCGACGAACTGTATCCAGTGATCACGAAGTATGTGATTCCAAATCGGTAGTCCCGTGCAGTAGAATAATTAGTTCATCAGCGCAAGTTTCCGCCGATTCAAAAGAGTCGACCAACACAGTGGCTCTGAATAGTGAAGTTTGTTTGAATACTCCAGAAAGATCATTATTGATCAGCTTACCCGAGAGGAAGAATACATCTATGGGCAACGGAAACGTTTTTCAGAAGAATGTCAAAAAGTTGTGGATGAGCAGCTGTGTGAAAAAGGTCGTTTGCAGATTCATCAAGGCTGTTGGAAATTTGTCAGGAGTCAGGATATGGCGCTTCGGTTCATGCGGTTGTTCACGGGGTGGAGAATGTTACCGCGACCACTGTGTGGTGCGGCAGTTGGTACAGTGTGTGAAGCACCCGGCTCATCCCTACGCACCGATACACTTCGCACTGCTTGATTGTGGATAAATTTATTACGATGATACACACGCTGTGTCTGAAACAGCCTCGACAGTAGTCAGTTAGCGCAGTTAGCGAGTACGTAGTAAGAGCTCTTTATAGTAAAAGTACTCTGTAGTATAGAGACTAATTAGAATTGTAGCGCAAGTTAAATAGTTTATAGTTACACAGAAATGTAAGTAgattatatttttttctaaatgctatagaatttattgaaatatattTGCAGCTTTAAAGCTGCCCAGTTGGTGACTACAGGAACTGTGTTTCTCTCTAACTTGCGCCAACAGCTATAATAATCTTGGAAACACTTTTCTAAATTCAGCTAAGGCGAAATATCAAGTAATCTCatttcaattttgcatacaaactttaaaggcacaaatctgacgagcgAAGCATCAAACCACgctgcatttgtttttttttctggctgtGCTCACTTTCAAAAAGTAGAGGCAAATAATTCAAATCagacgcatttgtttacgaattttcaagatcagTACTCATGAAAACGTCAGTAGGGGCTAAAGTCAGCAATTGTGTCAGTCATATTCGTATTATCTGATGTTTCACCTTACGGCGTCGTCCACGTGTTTAGTCGAACGCCATTTATCAAAATGTGCTTTGTCTAAGCTATGAATCAACCTAAATCTTTATCCTAAACCATTAACATTTCCCGGTTACCAGCGAAAGTAATTGAAAGTATTTTCAGATTTTATTCTTGGAACACCAGACATTTTCGGCAATACAGTAATGTCCCGAATTTATCAGGTGAGAGAACAAAGACAATGATAAAATcgggaaatatttttatttccatATTTGAACGTTATCATTAATTTGAATCAGTTTTTAGCTCAATATTCAAAGTAGTATGCGTGACTGACCTTTCTGACAGGGGGATGTGAatagattattattattttatagcATCTCCAAATATTTGCAGGGATcgtcctaggggcaagacactgtgcaaacgagagtaactctgagaaaatctgagtaactcttttcaccaatgatcgacgaaatttgttgaaaaacacccctaaaactgcaagaaaagcgagatatcgggcaatattgttttgattttgcgataaatcaggcaacacctatgtaaaaacgggagcaatccggagaaattctgagcaactctgtgacggaaaatgtactctccagcacagtgtcttgccccaatcGTCACACTTTTTTGAACGCATCCCTTATGTTCTCCCTGAAAGCGTAACGTAATTAACGAGCAATCTCCACTATATGTATGATTGTTGTTTATTCTTAATGAGACTCCTACAGGGTTTTCTCTTAAAATTTATTCGGAATTTTCTCagtgatttctccatggaatttttccgggattcttcatgatgttctttttttttggcgtaacaTACCCACCACTTGTACCAATCTTTGGTTTAGTGTTGAGCCCTTCCAGTGTTAAGCTGagatgatttttccaggaaataaaCTTTGTTCTTGACACTTTTAGACCAGCCAAAAACTcgcaattttgtcgaagacgccaagtttgtatctcatcgattttcaaagttacaactgcttttccatgaaaaaaaaatcgtattttcaaaattcaataaaaagctttaaacaaaaaaggtacctacagtttttttcaccatgaatagaacagagtacgatctttccaatgcaaccgggagattgaaaatacatttgctcctttttgagatatgactttttgaaaaaaatgtgatttttcgaagaaaaatgacaatatctttttaactatgagagttagaactttgagctctctggaaaaaatatgcgtcgttgatagttctaaaagtgctcgaaacaaagtatttacgagaaacgaacgaattaaaagttatttcaggaaaactgaaattcatggatcactctaacatgaaaatttaaaaaaaatataagataggaaccataagagatagaataatggtttcttcggcaaacctgctccaaataagttcttttacaactttgtagaacattttgtgaacgtacataaagcTATTAAAAagtagatgtttggatcagcgaaactagagggaccaccctaatttcacaataatgagaaaaaaggtcgaaaaataagaagaaagttttccaaagacaccatgtatccaaaacttatggtttaggcacaaacatttttgtcttcgtaaatacggctctggacccattgtgcattgttgCCAGCAATAGCATACTTTTagtcttggggcaagacactgtgctggagagtacattttccgtcacagagttgctcagaatttctccggattgctcccgtttttacataggtgttgcctgatttatcgcaaaatcaaaacaatattgcccgatatctcgcttttcttgcagttttaggggtgtttttcaacaaatttcgtcgatcattggtgaaaagagttactcagattttctcagagttactctcgtttgcacagtgtcttgcccctagctttTAGTCTTGAACCActagttaaaatta contains:
- the LOC109424732 gene encoding ornithine aminotransferase, mitochondrial, encoding MIKSVERAQMLKQLSRLLLASNGAASQMHNMPAKCRVVAGMQKRLSSSFANPNVKMSSTATATKVKQQNATASQEVFDREDKFGAHNYHPLPVALARGEGVYVWDVEGKRYYDFLSAYSAVNQGHCHPKIVQALTEQAKVLALTSRAFYSNVLGEYEEFVTDLFGYDKVLPMNTGVEGGETACKLARKWAYKVKKVPENKAKIIFAEGNFWGRTLAAVSSSNDPSSYEGFGPFMPGFELVPYNDTVALEKAFQDPNVCAFMVEPIQGEAGVVVPDEGYLKKVRELCTKYNVLFIADEVQTGLARTGRMLAIDHEDVKPDILILGKALSGGLYPVSAVLANDDVMLCIKPGEHGSTYGGNPLGCKVAMAALNVLVDEKLAENADRMGRKLRKSLSELPQDVVSVVRGKGLLNAIVINAKFDAWEVCLRLKENGLIAKPTHGDIIRFAPPLTINEEQMDDCLRIIKTTIMSFANKQ